ccagcatctttgtaaagaaaacctcaagtggggtcccaaagagtcagGTTAACAAAAACCTCAAGAAACTCTGCCCTAACTCCCTCCGACCTCCACCTCACCAAAACTCAGGGGCTCATCCTTCTCCAAAACCTGCTCTCCCTTCAGAACAAAGTGCTCTATTCTCCTCTAGAACAGGATCATCTCTCCCGCTCTAGaagtcctttctccttttctcggATCCCGTAAGTTCTTCCACGTTCCAACCCTTTCCCAACCCAAAATCAGGAGTCGTTGCCCTCTGGGATTCTAGGAACTTACACTAACCTCAGTTCCCCCCTTCCTGGCACCCCTGCCCCCCCTCCAAATCCCGTCCCGGCTACGCTGGTTCATCTAACTCCAACCCCGTCCCAGCTACACTGGCTTCTATCCCCTtattcccccttctccccttcctcctcccctccccgcccccccccccccccccccgctccctCTCCCAGCTCCGCACCTGAGCAGCGTGTGTCCGCGCAGAATGCGGCAGTTAGTAAACTGTACGATTCGGGTCTCAGCCCCGACCTTCTGGGGTGGCATGCTGGCCTGGGATACAGGATCGAGATGGTGCTAGGAAAGGAGAGCTCGGCTCGGAGCGAGAGTTCCACCTCCCGCGATTCTCCGCACCCAGAACTGGGGACCCTTCACCACTGGGTCGCTTCTTCCCGGGCTGTAGGGCCCAGCCCTGTCATGTGATCAATGATCAGCTGACTGCACGTGACTAGGCTCCGGCAACCGACCTCGCCCCCTTATAGCCCCGCCCACAAGCATCCCTTCTAGCGGTCATTCACCGACTTCAGCCGCTCCTTCCGACCCATACTCAGCCCCAGACCGGTTGAATCGGGGGAAGAGCGCGGCACTGCGGAGGCGGCTCCACCCTACGGCGGCATGGGGTGCGTATAACGAGTGGTCAAGGGTCAGAGCAGGGTCATGACTAAGGGAATAAGTGGGATTGGCGAGTGACCCAAGAGGTCACAGGACTAGGTATGGGGGGTCGTGAGGGCGACGGCAGATCGGCTTCTCCTCTTCAAGCACTAGCTGCAGACTTTCAAAGCTTCTGCAGGAAGCTGTTGTGACCAGTCTCTCCCGCTTAGATTCCGTCTGAAGCCCCCTCCACCTCCATCCCGGAGCTCAGTACAAGCCGGAAGTATCCcgtccctctccctccccccctccgcTACCCAACGCAGCCAGCCCCATCTCCAAAACCCAACACTGCCCATAGAAACCGTAGTCTGAATTCTTGAAACTGAGAGCTATCTCAgacttgttttcctttgtaatctttgcATTTTATCCTCTTAATATGATTCCGAAAGGGATCCATAAAAGGTCAGACTGCCAAAGGCATCCTCGACCCAAAAAGTGGAGAGGAAGCTTGGCAGCAAAGGCTGCCCCACCCATGCACAGATCGACACACCACACCAGCCCCTCCAGTCAGATTTTTATTTGGAAACATCACTGTGAGCCCTGGTCCCGTGCTACACAGCACCACTGGAAACATATGTTCAAAATGTTCCCAAGTCATACAGTTTTTACTAATACCAGGACACTACAGCAATTGTGAATTTCAAATTATCACATCCAAGGAATTCTCAGCACTTGACATTTAACCCCACAGTGCAATAATCTACCTATATTTAAGATTAATATATAGCATGGGAGATTGAAAATTCTTGCTCCATAAACGTTATGAACATGTCAAATCTTTATAAATAAACATCCagtgaagagaaaaatgacaattctaattCATCTTTATACACAGAGTACTAACAGCAAATGGGTAAGGGAGATTGAACGGCTGCCTGGCCGAACCCAGGAGGCCTCAGCCTCAGGCAGGCCCAGTCCAGGTGCCATCCAACCTGGTGCGGTGCGGACATAGACAGAAGAGTCACTAAGACATTGCGCATTTACAAGACCAACTACCGACTGGACAACTGCACCAAGTGTCAGGCCATTCGTTCTGGAGCGAATTGGAAGGGATAGGGTGGTTCAAGACAGGTCTTTACATCATACTCTGTGGCTGCAGggaagtgggggtggggtggggcacTGGGAAGAATGGGAAAACAGGATCTACTTTGTAGAGAGAATGAGGGCCACAATCAGGCCGTACAGGCCGAGCACCTCAGCGAAGATCAGAATCAGGATCATCCCCACGAATAGTCGGGGCTGCTGTGCTGTCCCCCGGACACCAGCATCACCTACAATGCCAATGGCAAAGCCAGCTGCCAGCCCGCTCAGGCCCACGCTGAGGCCTGCTCCCAGCTGAAGGAAGCTCCTAAAAAAGTCAAAGGTCAGAAGTCAAAATCTCAAACAGGTTAACTACTCACATGCAAAAGGAGAGGGGGTACACCAAGGGGGAAATTGCTGACCTAAATTCTCCCTTCTTCCACTAACTCTCCCCAACCCTCTAAAAAATTCCTCAGAGGCCACCCTGGCTAAGTTAATTACTGAATGAATAGGGTCAGCAGCTAGAATTGTAAATATACAGGCAAGAAGGGagcaaggaaaggagaaggatCTTGTAACTGAGGAGGTAGGGGTGCTAGATAGATAGGTACCATCTAAATTATTCATGAGAATTTCTTCTGTGACCTAAGTCTGAGCAGAGAGAGCCAggaggggagagagtgggaggtTCAGGACTGGCACTCACTTGAACAGGGTGATTCCTGGTGTCAGAGAGTTGGCGATGAGAACAGCCACCACCAGACCATAGATAGCGATGATACCAGCCATGACAACGGGAATGATTGACTTCATGATCAGCTCAGGTCGCATAACTGACATGGCTGCAATACCAGTTCCACTTTTTGCTGTACCATAAGCTGCACCAAGAgctgagaaaggaagggagggaagtaatcaatcaataaacatttatttaacctTTCCCTACCCTACCCTACCTTCAAATTTTAACAGGGAAGGCCAATATGGGAAAAATTGCACACAAAGGATATAGTGTAAATGGGAGCTGATCATAGAGAAAGTACTTGCAGTTTGGAGTGGGAATGATCACTTGTAGAAGGGGGGAGTTtaagcaaattttaaaagaagtcaaaagggaaagttaaaaaaaaaaaaaaaaaaaggtgaatcaTAACCTCCTTGCAGGCAGACCTGTAGACAACAATTGAAAGCTTAATTCAAACCCACTTGCAGTCTCATGcttcaaatgaattatttgctcTGCTTCCAGTTTGAGAACTATTAACACTGTCCCCCTCTCCTCACCAAGTCCATATACAGCTTTCGAGAATGGAAAAAGATGGTCTATTAACTCAAAGTTATAATTCCTACATCACAAGAGTCAAATTGCATAATAGAGAAAAGGCAGAAATGTGATGGAAATCCCATTCTTCATTGTGGGCTCAAAAGCtcaacataacaaaaaaaaaaaaaaaaaaagggggggcccTTTAACATCTAggaaaatgcttatttctttcttaacCAATTCTTAATCTGAGACACATGAAGTAACTGTTTATTATCTGTTTGGTCCCTACGTCTGATATCCAAAACCtaagagaaaaatgtaaagacTCTTTCTCTCAAAGATTcttttaatataagaaaatgatTAGCTTATCAAGGGAATGCACATCAAGGAggagcaatttaaaattttacttcaaaGGTTATACCACCTTAAGCAGATACCACCAAATTTTTACTAAGCTGAAAGCAGGAAGGGGAGATTGGAAGCTTAGgtatacaaagaagaaaactgtagaaataaagaggaaatccTAGAGACTGTTGGGCTTGGATTCaagatcaaaaagttaaaaatttgtTCTAACAGCTATAGAAACAATTAGATgaatgacaaatgtgaaaaacCAGCAGAGCAAAGTGGCAAGTATTCTTCATTGTAAACCTAGGACCTTAAAATATTCACCTTAATTCATGGTTCCTAAGAGGCGATATAAATCACCTTTCTTAGTCCCAAAGTACAGGTTACTATCATCTAAAAACCAGCACCAGTTCATCTGGTGAAGAGTCCTCTGCTATAGTTGGGCAAAACTCaaactctgtcttttttttttttttccctgaggcaactgcagttaagtgatttgcccagggtcacacagctagaaaatgtgtGTCTAAGGCCaagtttgaacttaggtcctcctgacctcagggctggttctctatccacctAGTTGCCACAACTCTCCCTTCTTTCAATGCAAAATGCCTTTTGTTTCATGTCCCACATGGAAGTCCTAGTCCAAATTGCACACTGAAGACACAGGATCCGGAGAAAGTGACTAAGGGTTTTACATATTTCAGATCATAAAAAGCCACTGGTTTGCTGATAAGTGATATTaccttggaaaaagaaatgtgcATAGAATGCTgagcaagaaagaaaagatctGGAAGAAAGTTGAGTATCCAGGAATTTGAGATAAACTGGATAGATGACCTCTAGAGGTCAAAAAATGTACACAATGATGGggtgagggagaagggaaagagtggCAGGTTGAGTAAAGGGAAAAAACCTCTATGGGCAGAGATACAGAAAAGATATGAAATCTTATTCAAAGTATGCTTCTGCACTTAACTTCAGGTCAACAGGTCAAGATGTGAAGAAAGACAAGGAAGTAGCAGAAAATACCAAGAACAAGGAAGAGCTGTGGAGTGAAGACCAAATTCTATTCTAGACTTACAGTATTGAATACCACAAGGTTTTTATCAAGAATTCAGACTCAAAGTACTTGCCCTTCTGACTACCAGTCTTAATTTCTAATTGGCTTCTTTGCTTGGTGAAGATAGATAATGCAGAGTATTACAAAGCACTATATGACTCCTATGCTACTCTGCTCTCAATCTATTCTTCACAGGATGCTTGACTAATCATCCTACTGGATAGCTCTAATcatattgcctacatattaagaACATGTTCCCTAATATTATAGTAGAAGGTATTTTTGGCCCTACCAGGATCTTCTACTgctccttaaaatgataagttcATTCATGATTTTGTGCTTTCATTCTACTTCATACTGCCTATAATATTCCCTTCTTACATAGTTATACCTTAAAGGGacaaaaaccaattcaaattctatctttacCAGATCACTCAAGTCCACAGTGGATTCACTTCTCTGAAGGACTACAGTATTTCTGGTATTTACTAACTCAAAGATTTGATGCACTGCTTGAGGAAGAATTAGGCCAAAGTTGTTctgtattcttccatttccagaTTTTTAAAGATGCATCCTGGGTGACTAGGTTGATTCCCATCCTTACCAGAAAAGaggtagggagagaaaaatacagaACAAAGCTATCTgtaactgtatttttttttttttgaggctggggttaagtgacttgcccagggtcacacagctaggaagtgttaagtatctgagaccagatttgaattcaggtcctcctgaattcaaggctggtgctctatccactgtcccacctagctgcccctctgtaATTGTAATTAACATGGCATGTACAAGACAGCAAGGAAATTGGCTTTATTTGATATATTTCGTGTTGAATGAGATGAGAGTGAACCTGTCTAGCTGTAGAATAAAGTAAGGCTTTAAATGTCAGGCTCATGGTTTGAATTCCTATGATACCAATAAAAATCAGCAATGCTATGTCAGATATAACCCAAGATAAAGATGATGAGGGCTTAGccaagttttctcttttatataaaaaactaggaaaaatggCAATGACAAAATGGTgttgaacaaacaaacaaaaaaagttaggAACACTAAGTTTTTGCGAAGCAAGACTAATCTGGAttcagacaacaacaaaaaatcctatAAGCAATTGACAATACAGAACTAGAGTGCAGGAGAGCAGATTAAGAGTCAGATAAAGATAAAGGACATCTACTCAGATGCAAAAAAGTTGAACCATATGAAAATTTGCACCCTCCACTGGAAAGACCTTGGACAAagctttgaggctggggttaagtgacttgcccagggtcacacagctagtaagtgttaagtgtctgagaccagatttgaactcaggtcctccttgtCAAGTTactgaggaagacagaaaatccagcaaaagaactttacAAAGATAGAACAAAGGTTGGAAAACCAGGAGAACTGTGTGATCAGAGTAGGAGTATTGTTTCaaggaaaatgcaaaaagaaaaaaaaaaaatcactgcatTAGGCAGGAGTAGGCATTGGTAACCTTGGGAAGAAGAGTTTCAGGAAAGTGTTAGGggtaaaaataagattgaaaggGTATTAAAGGAGTAGGCACGAAGCTATGAATATCTAAGATGTTAGAATGTTCCTAGAGTAGGCAGATTATAAAATGTTTGTAATTGTTTAAACCAGTAACAATGCAATACCTCCATATATACAGAAAGAACCAGTGGTTAAGAGACTCTAAAGATGTAACAAGATACATGTAAGGGAGTAAGATTCCATAGCATTAGGAAAACCCTAAGGTTTGGGCTCAtagtatagtaaaaagaaaattatatttgagttaaaggacttgggttcaaagcCTATCTTTGCAGCAGAACCCAATCTATGCAACCTCAAGcacatcatttcatttttctgggcCCCAATTTGCTCCTGTTGGCTTCTATCATCCTTTCtgagtctaaatctatgatgagGGAATAAGACTTTCACTTTCTGTACTggagaaaaatatatgtaataaccACCCtcaattgttttatatttagtATTAACTTTTTTCTGTATCCATATTCTCCCTGCCCTACTCccaagagaatgtaagctccttaagggtaaACATTCCTCTTTGTCAGGACTTCTAGAGCCtgacaaattttaaataaatgctcgCTGAATGAACATAGGAAACAGTAGCTGTCTCCTAATTTGTTCACAAGCACACAACAGCCAACGTAAGATCTGAAAAGGCTAAAATGAACAAATAGTACCATCGACCACTTCATTGCATGAATCTAGGCCAGATAAAGAGAAGCTGATGGAGCAAACACAAAATGGAGGATAGCTAAGGACTGTGCAGCTAAAAACCAAGGGGAAGAAGCTCAGGAACAGATTGTTGGGCCACCACCCATAAAGCTATTGCTAAAGACTGAAGGGTGGGGTTGGAACAATTTTTTGCTTCAGTGGTGGCAGAAGACATTTTTTAACCAGTGGCTCAGGTTTGTCAGAAGTCAGGATGCATTTGCCAAAAAGTCACATACCCACTCTATTAGGGTGCATGTTCAAAGCTTCTAATGCATTTAATGTTATGATGTCAAATTACTTGTAGAGTCAATGAAAGCACGGACACATGATTTGGAAATAGCAGAAGTTCCTTCTCAGATTCTGCATAGAATGAGAAATGGTTTCCTAAGGCTTTTGCCACAAATTAAAATCCCAtgtgaaaaggaaggaatgacCAGTCAATAGCATTTGACATTGAGACACCACGGAGGGAGACACACTTGGACAAGAAACAGGCAACAGGGTGAGCAGCGTATGAGTCAGTATGTGGAAGCTGTTGGAGACCCTTGGAGTTTATGACTGGCTCAGTCCAGGTTTCCACTGATGAGGTATTTACAGTCAGCAGATGCTATTTAGTGTTCAAACCCTTCACATACCTATAAACATACTTGAATCAGTCACTAAAGCAGGACAAGACAGGGCTTGGTTCCTGAAGCCAAAACCCAAACCCACTAGATGAGGATAAGACCAGGCAAAACCAGCCAGAGACTGCTGAATAGGAGTCAATCTCTTCACTAAACTCTTCATTCTTTATGTGATTCCTTACCCCTGCCCCTCTTTCTTGCTCAAACCCAGATCAGCAGAACATTTGGTCTTCTGGTAAGTATGGAAGGAGGTATGCCAGGCACCCATGGATCCTGCTAGTCTTTTCCAAGGATATGTCACTAACTAAAGTGACCTAGTTCTCTCTCGCATTTTCAAGAGAAACTATAACATGACTCAGTGACTTATCTCcagaatcaaaaacaaaatccttcaCAACCTTATGCCATTCCTGTCTTGATGTTCTTGAATAAGACCTTCTATCTATCAAATCTGGGCATTCTTACTGGCTGCCTTAAATCCCAGGTATAGGAAATCCCTTCTATAGGAGGCCTTTCCCATTAATTctattgattttcctctttcctatgtATAACTTGTCTGTTATTTCATCCATGAAATTAAGGGCaacag
This sequence is a window from Sminthopsis crassicaudata isolate SCR6 chromosome 1, ASM4859323v1, whole genome shotgun sequence. Protein-coding genes within it:
- the ATP6V0C gene encoding V-type proton ATPase 16 kDa proteolipid subunit c, with protein sequence MSENPEYASFFAVMGASAAMVFSALGAAYGTAKSGTGIAAMSVMRPELIMKSIIPVVMAGIIAIYGLVVAVLIANSLTPGITLFKSFLQLGAGLSVGLSGLAAGFAIGIVGDAGVRGTAQQPRLFVGMILILIFAEVLGLYGLIVALILSTK